A single Aminobacterium mobile DSM 12262 DNA region contains:
- the tsaA gene encoding tRNA (N6-threonylcarbamoyladenosine(37)-N6)-methyltransferase TrmO: protein MKGCTFYPIGVVHSPVKDPVHPDLLKDVEAKIEIKPFYELGLDDLREGQEIIIVFRFHRSSSFHFHVHPKGDLARPLKGVFATCSPRRPNFLGVSRCVLKRKEGCCLHVSGLDAIDGTPVLDIKPFALYGGRG, encoded by the coding sequence GTGAAGGGGTGTACTTTTTACCCTATAGGGGTTGTTCATTCGCCAGTGAAAGACCCGGTTCACCCTGATCTTTTGAAAGATGTAGAGGCTAAGATCGAGATTAAACCTTTTTATGAGCTGGGATTAGATGACCTTAGGGAGGGACAGGAGATCATAATAGTTTTTCGTTTTCATAGATCTTCGTCTTTCCACTTCCACGTTCATCCCAAAGGAGATCTGGCGCGTCCCTTAAAAGGGGTTTTTGCCACGTGTTCGCCTCGACGGCCTAATTTCCTTGGTGTCAGTCGATGTGTTTTAAAGCGCAAAGAGGGGTGTTGTCTTCACGTCTCTGGCCTTGATGCTATAGATGGAACGCCGGTACTCGACATTAAGCCTTTTGCTCTATATGGAGGAAGGGGATAA
- a CDS encoding RsmD family RNA methyltransferase, producing the protein MKDVRPTSSKVLQALFNILDSLNGKAFLDLFAGSGRVGLYAYEKGARPVVEVELLRKRATAIRQMFRGEDTDFIVLSMDIRRALGWLARREFSFDIVFADPPYEEGWPSKIIELMTEYERLLKDDGVLIIEHSVRECVEVPLHLFVLDDRRTYGDTVLTFLKKERKEDSR; encoded by the coding sequence ATGAAAGATGTACGGCCCACATCTTCAAAGGTGCTCCAAGCGTTGTTTAATATCCTTGACTCCCTTAATGGAAAGGCTTTTCTTGACTTATTTGCTGGATCTGGCCGCGTAGGGCTTTATGCTTATGAAAAAGGTGCCAGACCTGTTGTAGAAGTAGAATTGCTGAGAAAAAGAGCAACTGCTATTAGACAAATGTTTCGAGGAGAGGATACAGATTTTATTGTTCTTTCTATGGACATCCGTCGAGCGCTTGGGTGGTTAGCGAGAAGAGAGTTTTCTTTTGATATTGTTTTTGCGGATCCACCTTATGAGGAGGGGTGGCCCTCTAAAATTATCGAACTTATGACCGAATACGAAAGATTATTGAAGGACGATGGAGTGTTAATTATAGAGCACTCAGTAAGAGAGTGTGTTGAAGTGCCATTACATTTATTTGTGCTTGATGACCGTCGTACGTACGGAGATACTGTCCTGACATTTTTAAAAAAGGAGAGGAAGGAGGACTCCCGATGA
- the coaD gene encoding pantetheine-phosphate adenylyltransferase, which produces MRRPIRAVYPGSFDPITNGHIYIAERAAALFDELVVSVLLNPQKQSAFTVEERQAMAREALSHLPNVKISSFNGLLVDFLRQERSRIIIRGLRALSDFEYEFQLALMNRQLAPDIETLFIVTDAKYSYLSSSAVKEIFNFGGPVQEMVPPGVYRRLRERFPRPIQSQR; this is translated from the coding sequence ATGAGGCGCCCTATTAGGGCTGTATACCCAGGGTCTTTTGATCCAATTACTAACGGGCATATTTATATCGCAGAGAGAGCGGCAGCCCTTTTTGATGAGTTGGTAGTCAGTGTTTTGTTGAATCCTCAGAAACAGTCTGCTTTTACGGTGGAAGAGCGCCAAGCAATGGCTCGTGAAGCTTTGAGTCATCTCCCCAACGTGAAGATAAGCTCTTTTAATGGGCTGCTTGTTGATTTTTTGCGTCAGGAGCGGAGCCGCATTATTATTCGGGGACTTCGTGCCCTTTCTGATTTTGAGTATGAATTCCAACTTGCTTTAATGAATCGTCAGCTAGCCCCGGATATAGAAACGCTCTTTATTGTTACTGACGCTAAATATTCTTATCTTTCAAGCAGTGCCGTGAAAGAGATTTTCAATTTTGGGGGGCCAGTACAGGAGATGGTTCCACCTGGAGTTTACAGGAGGCTTCGAGAGCGGTTTCCTCGTCCCATCCAAAGTCAGAGGTAA
- a CDS encoding tRNA(Met) cytidine acetate ligase, with protein sequence MNPKIVGIIAEYNPFHNGHFYHLKEAVKRTEASGVVVVLSSHFTQRGEPAFIDKWQRAASALEAGADVVIELPVFFSCHNAGIFAAGAVDILAACKCVTHLAFGMENSNCHISTILDILIHEPEPFKRELRNLMDEGYSYVQARAMALDSIVAGGGQFISLPNNSLALAYLRRIKTQKYPLYPLAIERVGYGYHDPHSGTWASATAIRKAYWSGNYKQGEKGIPEFSRKIINTSLKSGRCLLSFENLWRFLQVSLIRSTPKEIAKYAEMREGLENLFYKLAFTSSSWDDFFSRATSRRYTRSTLQRLAIHFLLGLTHWENRAFQRLGPQYIRILGFSDRGQDILREIKKHGSIPLITRGHMPSSKGPAAQLLQIENKASILWENLVPNSIVNHEIKATPLRF encoded by the coding sequence ATGAATCCCAAAATTGTGGGAATCATCGCTGAATATAATCCGTTCCATAATGGACACTTCTACCATTTAAAAGAAGCCGTGAAGCGAACAGAAGCTTCAGGGGTTGTCGTTGTTCTCTCCTCTCATTTCACACAACGAGGAGAACCGGCTTTCATCGATAAGTGGCAAAGAGCTGCTTCTGCTCTTGAAGCCGGAGCTGATGTCGTTATAGAACTTCCAGTTTTCTTTTCGTGCCATAATGCCGGCATTTTTGCAGCAGGAGCTGTAGACATTCTCGCTGCTTGCAAGTGCGTAACTCACCTTGCTTTTGGTATGGAAAACAGCAACTGCCATATCTCCACAATCCTTGACATTCTAATTCACGAACCCGAACCTTTCAAGAGAGAACTCCGCAACCTCATGGATGAAGGATATTCTTATGTCCAGGCTAGAGCTATGGCTCTGGATAGCATTGTAGCCGGAGGCGGACAATTCATTTCTCTACCTAATAATTCTCTAGCTCTGGCCTATCTCCGCCGCATTAAAACCCAAAAATACCCTTTATATCCTCTCGCCATAGAACGGGTGGGGTATGGTTATCATGATCCCCATTCAGGAACATGGGCCAGCGCAACAGCTATCAGAAAAGCTTACTGGAGCGGTAACTACAAACAGGGAGAGAAAGGAATTCCAGAATTCTCCAGAAAGATCATTAATACGTCTCTTAAAAGCGGCCGGTGTCTTCTTTCTTTCGAAAACCTATGGCGTTTTCTTCAAGTATCCCTTATTAGATCTACCCCTAAGGAAATAGCGAAATACGCAGAGATGCGGGAAGGGCTGGAAAATCTCTTCTACAAACTGGCCTTCACTAGTTCCTCTTGGGATGATTTTTTCTCAAGGGCAACATCTCGACGTTACACAAGAAGTACTCTGCAACGCTTAGCCATTCATTTCCTTCTTGGACTGACTCATTGGGAAAATCGAGCTTTTCAACGTTTGGGGCCACAATATATCAGAATATTAGGATTCTCAGATCGTGGACAGGATATACTACGAGAAATAAAGAAACACGGCTCCATCCCTCTTATAACGAGGGGACATATGCCTTCATCCAAAGGGCCAGCAGCCCAACTCCTCCAGATAGAAAATAAAGCTTCGATTTTATGGGAAAACCTAGTTCCCAACTCTATAGTTAACCACGAAATCAAAGCCACCCCTTTACGCTTTTAG
- a CDS encoding acetate/propionate family kinase, with protein MKVLVINCGSSSLKYQLFDMETEDVLAKGLVERIGIEGSRIKHTKVGMDPIVQNVDIPNHKVGIKLVLDALLDEKHGVLKSLDELGAVGHRVVHGGEKFASSVLIDKAVVDALQECVPLAPLHNPANLMGIEAMQEVLPNTPQVGVFDTAFHQTMPGYAYMYGVPYHYYEKYRVRRYGFHGTSHYYVSRRAAEFLGKKVEDLKIVTCHLGNGSSIAAVDKGKSIDTSMGFSPLPGVIMGTRAGDVDPLLLTFLAEQENIDPKAMSHILNKESGLLGISGVSSDLRDIEEEASKGNKRAELAESMLYYGIKKYVGAYAAAMGGIDVLVFTAGIGENSAAAREKVCSGLDFLGISIDPEKNNVRGKETLISTDDSRVKVLIIPTNEELVIARDTQSIVETLK; from the coding sequence ATGAAAGTCTTAGTTATTAACTGCGGCAGTTCTTCGTTGAAGTACCAACTTTTTGATATGGAGACAGAGGACGTACTGGCTAAGGGGCTTGTAGAGCGTATAGGGATAGAGGGATCTCGTATTAAACATACGAAAGTTGGCATGGATCCCATCGTTCAGAACGTAGATATTCCCAACCACAAGGTTGGTATAAAGTTAGTTCTCGATGCCCTTCTCGATGAGAAACATGGTGTGCTCAAGAGCCTTGACGAGCTTGGAGCCGTAGGCCATAGAGTGGTACATGGTGGTGAAAAATTTGCAAGTTCTGTCTTGATCGATAAGGCTGTTGTTGATGCGTTGCAGGAATGCGTGCCTCTTGCGCCTCTTCACAACCCGGCTAACCTTATGGGAATTGAAGCGATGCAGGAAGTACTCCCCAACACGCCTCAGGTGGGGGTATTTGATACGGCCTTCCATCAGACGATGCCTGGCTATGCCTATATGTATGGTGTCCCCTATCATTACTATGAAAAATATAGAGTTCGCAGATATGGTTTCCACGGTACGAGCCACTATTACGTTTCTCGCAGAGCTGCTGAGTTCCTTGGGAAGAAAGTGGAAGATCTTAAAATAGTTACCTGTCATTTAGGTAACGGGAGCTCTATTGCGGCAGTAGATAAAGGTAAATCTATCGATACAAGTATGGGCTTTAGCCCTCTTCCTGGAGTTATAATGGGAACACGAGCTGGAGACGTTGATCCTCTTCTCTTGACGTTCCTTGCCGAACAGGAAAATATTGATCCTAAGGCAATGAGCCATATTCTCAACAAGGAAAGCGGCCTTCTTGGCATCTCTGGAGTGAGCAGTGATCTTCGTGATATTGAAGAAGAAGCTTCTAAGGGAAATAAGAGGGCAGAGCTTGCAGAGTCCATGCTTTACTATGGCATTAAGAAATATGTTGGTGCCTATGCAGCAGCTATGGGCGGTATAGATGTACTTGTATTTACTGCTGGAATTGGTGAAAATAGCGCAGCAGCCCGAGAAAAGGTTTGTAGTGGCTTGGACTTTTTGGGTATTTCTATTGACCCGGAAAAGAATAATGTTCGAGGGAAAGAAACTCTTATCAGCACCGATGACTCTCGGGTCAAAGTGCTTATTATTCCTACGAACGAAGAGTTGGTTATCGCCCGAGATACTCAAAGCATCGTAGAAACACTTAAATAA
- a CDS encoding YceD family protein: protein MPISDLPSDWSLRMQIPEQDVHLGTTEMDWDVAIRDTISYVGELYSFKTPLHVHAESRWADESLMVDIYLDSTISVPCIRCLEMTDIALKTHFMYLYSLRDKETAAGKDDEHLVRVDMLEKQLDIMQQVWESLILSLPTNPLCKEDCRGLCPICGASLNKGDCGCRQNNIDPRLADLLKFKDEDSEV from the coding sequence GTGCCTATTAGTGATCTGCCATCTGACTGGTCGCTGCGAATGCAAATTCCAGAGCAGGATGTGCATCTCGGTACCACAGAAATGGATTGGGACGTGGCTATTCGAGATACAATCTCTTATGTGGGGGAGCTTTATTCTTTTAAAACGCCCCTTCATGTACACGCCGAGTCTCGTTGGGCTGATGAGTCGTTGATGGTGGATATATATTTAGATTCGACTATTTCAGTTCCCTGTATTCGATGTCTTGAGATGACAGATATTGCATTGAAGACACATTTCATGTATCTTTACTCTTTGCGAGATAAAGAAACTGCTGCTGGAAAAGATGACGAGCATCTTGTAAGGGTTGATATGCTGGAGAAGCAATTGGATATTATGCAACAAGTGTGGGAAAGCTTGATTTTAAGTCTCCCCACTAATCCTTTGTGCAAAGAGGACTGTCGAGGACTTTGTCCTATTTGCGGAGCTTCTCTGAACAAGGGCGATTGCGGTTGTCGCCAAAACAATATCGATCCACGTCTCGCGGACTTGCTGAAGTTTAAAGACGAAGATTCTGAAGTTTAA
- the rpmF gene encoding 50S ribosomal protein L32, translating into MATPKRKVSHARTHKRKAVWLGSATAPGLTTCPHCGEMIMNYRACPECGYYRGRKVVSTSEEVTEEA; encoded by the coding sequence ATGGCAACACCTAAAAGAAAAGTATCACATGCGCGTACACATAAACGGAAGGCTGTTTGGCTTGGTTCTGCTACTGCTCCAGGGCTTACCACATGTCCTCATTGTGGGGAGATGATTATGAACTATCGTGCTTGCCCCGAGTGCGGATATTATCGTGGCCGCAAGGTTGTCTCTACATCTGAAGAAGTAACGGAAGAAGCATAA
- the fapR gene encoding transcription factor FapR, whose product MKLLEQNPLYTDKELAQALKASVSTIRLDRALLGVPELRERTKHMAQRATSKLRSLKQSEVVGDLLELEPNKWALSVLQTKKEMAFRHTDYVCDHYVYSQASSIAIAVVEADMVIIDSMRGEYKRHAKVGDVLIARAKVGVHKDNKYIVSVRTRVGDQEIFVGRFIAVAIDSLEPQD is encoded by the coding sequence TTGAAACTCCTTGAACAAAATCCGCTTTATACAGACAAAGAACTGGCACAAGCCTTAAAGGCTAGTGTCAGCACTATTCGCCTTGACCGGGCATTGCTTGGCGTTCCAGAGTTGCGAGAGAGGACCAAGCATATGGCGCAGCGGGCAACAAGTAAGCTCCGTTCTTTAAAACAGAGTGAGGTTGTAGGCGATCTCCTCGAGCTCGAACCTAATAAATGGGCTCTATCTGTTCTTCAGACGAAAAAAGAAATGGCGTTCCGTCACACGGATTATGTTTGCGACCACTATGTCTACTCTCAAGCCAGCTCTATAGCTATAGCTGTAGTGGAAGCAGACATGGTTATAATCGACTCTATGAGAGGCGAGTATAAGAGGCATGCCAAAGTGGGCGATGTGTTAATTGCTCGGGCAAAAGTCGGTGTTCATAAAGACAATAAATATATAGTGAGCGTAAGAACTCGGGTTGGCGATCAGGAAATTTTTGTCGGCCGTTTTATTGCTGTTGCCATCGACTCCCTCGAGCCACAAGATTAG
- the plsX gene encoding phosphate acyltransferase PlsX, with amino-acid sequence MLLALDAMGGDNAPRELCKGALLACKEFEDLEIILVGNQRQIEPYVTNAENSVRKRVSIVHTEEYIAMDDHPSQSIRKKRHSSLRLAMEMTRSGEVDGCVSAGNTGAIVAGGVLVVGRISGIDRPALGVALPTLNKYTFLLDVGATVRAKPVNLFQFALMGDIYSKCILGVTSPEVALLSNGSEDIKGDEVIASAREILRASALNFTGYIEGDEIPFSKADVVVCDGFSGNVVLKFAEGVIQAVYSIAKDEIDRRMLPKIGLLFMVPMLKDLWSRFDYEKHGGTPLLGVNGVVVKAHGRSKAPAVASAIRVARNFVLQKGVDLISNELNREV; translated from the coding sequence ATGTTGCTAGCTCTCGATGCAATGGGGGGCGACAACGCTCCTCGTGAGCTTTGTAAAGGTGCTTTGTTAGCCTGTAAAGAATTTGAGGATCTTGAGATTATTCTGGTGGGGAATCAACGCCAAATTGAACCCTACGTTACTAACGCTGAAAATTCGGTACGGAAAAGAGTATCTATTGTTCATACTGAAGAGTATATTGCTATGGATGATCACCCTAGTCAAAGTATTCGCAAGAAGAGGCATTCTAGTTTGCGTCTTGCCATGGAAATGACGAGAAGTGGCGAAGTGGATGGCTGTGTTTCTGCAGGAAATACAGGAGCCATAGTGGCTGGCGGTGTTCTTGTAGTAGGACGTATTTCTGGAATTGATAGGCCTGCTTTGGGTGTTGCTCTTCCCACTCTAAATAAATATACCTTTTTGCTTGATGTAGGCGCCACAGTGCGGGCAAAACCAGTAAATCTTTTTCAATTTGCTCTCATGGGAGATATTTATTCAAAATGTATTCTGGGTGTTACTTCTCCAGAAGTGGCGCTTCTCTCTAACGGATCAGAAGATATAAAGGGCGATGAGGTTATAGCGAGCGCAAGAGAAATATTAAGAGCGAGCGCTTTGAATTTTACCGGCTATATAGAAGGAGACGAAATTCCCTTTAGTAAGGCTGATGTAGTTGTTTGCGATGGGTTTTCTGGAAATGTTGTCTTGAAATTTGCTGAAGGTGTTATCCAGGCAGTGTATTCCATCGCTAAAGATGAGATCGATCGGAGGATGTTGCCTAAAATAGGACTTCTTTTTATGGTTCCGATGTTAAAAGATCTCTGGAGTCGTTTTGATTATGAAAAGCATGGAGGGACACCCCTTCTAGGCGTAAATGGAGTTGTAGTGAAAGCCCATGGACGATCAAAAGCTCCGGCTGTGGCCAGTGCTATACGAGTTGCACGTAACTTTGTGCTTCAGAAAGGCGTTGATCTGATATCTAACGAGCTTAACAGGGAGGTATAA
- a CDS encoding beta-ketoacyl-ACP synthase III, whose amino-acid sequence MGLFSGREVSILGTGMYVPERIMTNDDLSKMVETSDEWIRERTGIRERRIARDDELTSDLAYNASLVALKDSGVLPSELDMVIVATNTPDTLFPGVAPKLQGKLKASRAGAFDVQSGCTGCIYAITVAVSGIACGLWNKVLVVGAEVLSRIINWQDRNTCVLFGDGAGALVLGPSLSGQGHFISAELRSDGARSDLITLPGGLIEHPASEETLREGLHYVHMKGNDVFKFVNRLLPSFLKKMVQTAGYQSDQIDWWLFHQANLRIVEGVLRRLDVDMDKAFVNLDRYGNTSAASIFLALAELFDSVNLVKGQKLVLSSFGAGMTYGAILYEM is encoded by the coding sequence ATGGGCCTGTTTAGTGGACGTGAGGTTTCAATTTTGGGGACAGGCATGTATGTCCCAGAGCGTATTATGACTAACGACGATCTGTCGAAAATGGTGGAAACGAGTGACGAGTGGATACGAGAAAGAACTGGCATTCGGGAGCGTCGTATAGCAAGAGACGATGAACTAACAAGCGATCTGGCATATAATGCCTCCCTGGTGGCGTTAAAGGACAGTGGCGTCCTTCCATCAGAACTAGATATGGTTATTGTAGCTACCAATACTCCTGATACTCTTTTCCCTGGAGTAGCTCCTAAATTGCAGGGAAAACTTAAAGCATCTCGGGCCGGCGCTTTTGACGTGCAGTCGGGATGTACCGGATGTATTTATGCCATAACGGTGGCGGTTTCCGGGATAGCATGTGGACTTTGGAACAAAGTCCTTGTGGTAGGAGCAGAGGTGTTATCCCGTATTATAAACTGGCAGGATCGCAATACCTGTGTTCTTTTTGGGGATGGAGCAGGAGCTCTTGTCTTAGGCCCTTCTTTATCGGGGCAGGGGCATTTTATATCAGCAGAACTCCGTTCTGATGGTGCGAGGTCGGATCTTATAACTCTTCCAGGAGGTCTGATAGAACATCCTGCCTCAGAAGAGACTCTCCGTGAAGGGCTTCATTATGTTCATATGAAGGGGAATGACGTCTTTAAGTTCGTGAACAGACTGCTCCCTTCTTTTTTGAAGAAAATGGTACAGACTGCTGGTTATCAGTCCGATCAAATTGATTGGTGGCTTTTCCATCAAGCGAACCTCCGAATTGTAGAGGGCGTTTTGCGACGTCTGGATGTGGACATGGATAAAGCTTTCGTTAACCTTGATCGTTATGGAAATACATCAGCAGCATCTATATTTTTAGCATTGGCGGAGCTTTTTGATAGTGTAAATTTGGTAAAAGGCCAAAAATTAGTTTTATCGAGCTTCGGGGCAGGCATGACTTACGGAGCGATTTTGTACGAGATGTGA
- the fabK gene encoding enoyl-[acyl-carrier-protein] reductase FabK, which yields MVWNNRVTQLLGTKYPLIQGGMAWVANSTLAAAVSNAGGLGLIGAANMPPEILDQELQRIKTLTDKPFGLNIMLMSPTADDAVELAAKHKVPIVTTGAGSPGKVIEKLKPMGTVIIPVIASVAQAKRVEKQGADAVVAEGTEAGGHIGDLTTMVLVPQIVDAVQLPVIAAGGIADGRGIGAAFCLGAEGIQIGTRMVCCTECTVHQNYKQAIINARDRSNVVTGRSTGHPVRCLRNKLTARFEELETSGASVEDIEKLGTGRLRAAVVDGDIEWGSLMAGQSSALIHDVRPAAEILQNMFAEAADVITRLPRFES from the coding sequence TTGGTTTGGAATAACAGAGTAACTCAACTTCTCGGCACCAAATATCCTCTTATTCAGGGGGGAATGGCATGGGTTGCAAATTCTACCCTTGCCGCAGCGGTGAGTAATGCTGGTGGCTTGGGACTTATAGGGGCAGCCAATATGCCTCCTGAGATACTAGATCAAGAGCTCCAGAGAATAAAGACGTTAACTGATAAGCCTTTCGGCCTTAATATTATGCTGATGTCTCCTACGGCTGATGACGCAGTAGAATTAGCAGCTAAACATAAGGTTCCTATAGTCACTACAGGGGCTGGAAGTCCAGGTAAGGTAATAGAAAAGCTTAAACCCATGGGAACTGTAATTATACCGGTTATTGCTTCAGTAGCTCAGGCTAAAAGGGTAGAAAAGCAAGGTGCAGATGCTGTAGTGGCAGAAGGGACAGAGGCAGGTGGCCATATTGGTGATTTAACGACTATGGTGCTTGTCCCACAAATTGTGGATGCTGTGCAACTTCCCGTTATTGCGGCTGGTGGAATTGCAGACGGGAGAGGGATAGGTGCGGCTTTTTGTCTTGGAGCAGAAGGAATTCAGATAGGGACTCGTATGGTGTGTTGCACTGAGTGTACGGTCCATCAAAACTACAAACAAGCAATTATCAATGCAAGAGATCGTAGCAATGTGGTTACCGGACGTAGCACGGGACATCCAGTTCGTTGCTTGCGCAATAAATTGACAGCTCGGTTTGAAGAACTAGAAACAAGCGGAGCTTCGGTTGAAGATATAGAAAAGCTGGGAACAGGGCGACTTCGCGCCGCAGTGGTAGATGGAGATATAGAGTGGGGATCTCTGATGGCTGGCCAAAGTTCAGCCCTTATTCATGATGTGAGGCCAGCTGCCGAAATTTTGCAGAATATGTTCGCAGAGGCAGCTGATGTTATTACTCGATTACCCCGTTTTGAGAGCTAG
- the fabD gene encoding ACP S-malonyltransferase produces MKYALVFPGQGAQEVGMGKSLFDMFPIAREIFQRADSSLGFHLSQLIFNGPEEKLTLTAYTQPAILTVSVAVYEILSQEFGLHFSPAYIAGHSLGEYTALVVAGALSLEDGVRLVHLRGSLMQEAVPEGEGAMAALLGLESDIVEDLCKTIAPHGECQAANYNSPGQVVISGATAFVEKAVEEAKERGARKAVMLKVSAPFHSKMMRPVANKLKEAFNGCQWEAPQWPVVANVSAQPVSTVREVQNALFHQTYMPVLWAKSVEYMASQGVDTYFELGPGTVLAGLIKRCQKGSKTYSVATEEDIKTITSLFKEVVE; encoded by the coding sequence TTGAAATATGCATTGGTTTTCCCAGGTCAGGGAGCGCAGGAAGTTGGTATGGGGAAATCCCTTTTCGATATGTTCCCAATAGCAAGAGAAATCTTTCAAAGGGCTGATAGTTCTTTGGGATTTCATTTAAGCCAGTTGATATTTAACGGACCTGAAGAGAAGTTGACACTGACAGCTTATACTCAGCCAGCTATTTTGACAGTAAGTGTGGCAGTCTATGAGATTCTTTCTCAAGAATTTGGGTTGCACTTTTCTCCAGCCTATATAGCGGGCCATAGTTTGGGAGAGTATACAGCTCTTGTTGTGGCAGGAGCTCTATCTTTAGAGGATGGAGTTCGTCTTGTCCATCTCCGAGGTTCTCTTATGCAAGAGGCGGTTCCGGAGGGAGAAGGAGCGATGGCTGCCTTGCTTGGTTTAGAGTCAGATATAGTAGAAGATCTGTGTAAAACTATCGCTCCTCATGGAGAATGCCAGGCTGCAAATTATAATTCCCCAGGGCAGGTTGTTATTTCTGGAGCAACGGCCTTTGTGGAAAAAGCGGTTGAGGAAGCGAAGGAAAGAGGTGCTCGTAAGGCAGTGATGTTGAAAGTGAGTGCTCCTTTCCACAGCAAAATGATGAGGCCAGTGGCAAATAAATTGAAAGAGGCTTTTAACGGCTGCCAATGGGAAGCCCCCCAGTGGCCTGTTGTGGCTAATGTTTCCGCACAACCTGTTTCCACTGTGCGGGAAGTGCAGAATGCATTGTTCCATCAGACATATATGCCTGTTTTATGGGCAAAATCTGTTGAATATATGGCATCTCAAGGAGTTGATACTTATTTCGAACTCGGACCGGGAACGGTTCTAGCCGGTCTTATCAAGCGCTGCCAAAAAGGGTCTAAAACCTATTCTGTAGCTACAGAAGAAGATATAAAGACCATCACTTCTCTTTTTAAGGAGGTGGTAGAGTGA
- the fabG gene encoding 3-oxoacyl-[acyl-carrier-protein] reductase translates to MGRVALVTGGGRGIGKHIALELAARGYHVAISYNKSGTSAMDVCDMMQHLGVDAFAVQCDVTNPEQVAEMFVQIEGNLGAVDILVNNAGITRDNLLMRMKDEEWQDVIAANLTSVFYCTKQAIKKMVKARWGRIINISSVVGLIGNPGQSNYCASKAGIVGFTKAVAREYGARGITANAIAPGFIESDMTSVLKDEIKQSMLAQIPLGRAGTPDDVARVAAFLASDDSAYVTGQVIAVDGGMTMC, encoded by the coding sequence ATGGGTCGAGTTGCTCTCGTCACTGGTGGGGGGAGAGGAATAGGCAAACATATTGCGCTGGAACTTGCTGCCCGCGGATATCATGTGGCTATTAGCTATAACAAGAGCGGCACAAGTGCTATGGATGTGTGCGATATGATGCAACATTTGGGAGTAGATGCTTTCGCTGTACAATGTGATGTAACGAATCCGGAGCAGGTAGCAGAGATGTTTGTGCAGATAGAGGGGAATCTCGGGGCGGTAGACATTTTGGTTAATAATGCAGGTATTACTCGAGACAACCTCCTCATGAGAATGAAAGATGAAGAATGGCAAGACGTTATAGCTGCTAACCTGACATCAGTTTTTTATTGTACAAAGCAAGCTATTAAGAAGATGGTAAAAGCACGATGGGGAAGGATTATTAACATCTCATCAGTGGTGGGGCTCATTGGCAATCCAGGACAGTCTAATTACTGTGCTTCTAAAGCGGGTATTGTAGGTTTCACGAAAGCTGTTGCCAGAGAGTATGGCGCTAGAGGGATCACTGCAAATGCCATTGCTCCTGGATTTATTGAATCTGATATGACTTCGGTCTTGAAAGATGAGATTAAACAGTCTATGCTGGCTCAGATTCCTCTTGGTCGGGCAGGGACTCCTGATGATGTGGCCAGAGTTGCGGCTTTTCTAGCTTCAGATGATTCTG